A stretch of the Planktothricoides raciborskii GIHE-MW2 genome encodes the following:
- the pgsA gene encoding CDP-diacylglycerol--glycerol-3-phosphate 3-phosphatidyltransferase has translation MNLPNTISFSRLLAVPFLLYGLHDPTPTSQWICLGIFLVAAGTDWLDGYLARKLNQVTELGKFLDPLVDKLLVLAPLLVFIEWNDLPAWGVFVILARELTITGWRVNSSLSGPIAGANFWGKLKTVSQIVAITLLMIPIDSWNSIGAIAFWVSVGLTLISGLIYLWPQKSPSTSSVN, from the coding sequence ATTAATCTGCCGAACACCATTTCTTTTTCCCGTCTTTTGGCGGTGCCTTTTTTGCTTTACGGTTTGCACGATCCCACCCCCACGTCTCAATGGATCTGTCTGGGAATTTTTCTGGTGGCTGCCGGGACGGACTGGTTGGATGGTTATTTGGCACGAAAGCTCAACCAAGTCACTGAGTTGGGTAAATTTTTAGATCCGTTGGTGGATAAGTTGTTGGTGTTAGCACCACTGCTGGTATTTATTGAATGGAATGATTTGCCCGCTTGGGGGGTGTTTGTGATTTTGGCGCGGGAGTTGACGATCACCGGTTGGCGGGTTAACTCCAGTCTCAGCGGCCCGATCGCCGGGGCGAATTTTTGGGGCAAGTTGAAAACGGTTTCTCAAATCGTGGCGATCACCTTATTAATGATTCCCATTGACTCTTGGAATTCTATCGGCGCGATCGCCTTCTGGGTATCCGTCGGACTTACCCTAATTTCCGGTCTGATCTATTTATGGCCACAAAAAAGCCCATCTACTTCATCAGTTAATTGA
- a CDS encoding sugar transferase: MSAKTGWNPKKYGYIGNNQEQEYLKDWVLAVITSSKILTPVSLKSFLFDKGLPCDPAIGEVHQSVNSQIKRFIDIVGALVGLTITAIILIPLAIAIQIDDPGPILYSQVRCGYKGRRFRVWKFRSMVVNADKLKHVVENQAKGLIFKNTDDPRITKVGRFLRRTSLDEFPQFWNVLMGDMSLVGTRPPTLDEVSQYQPHHWRRLDVKPGITGEWQTHGRSSVKDFEEVVRMDLDYQHKWSVFYDIGLIVKTLVVVLNKDGAY, encoded by the coding sequence ATGTCTGCAAAAACAGGGTGGAATCCGAAAAAATACGGATATATTGGCAACAACCAGGAACAAGAATATCTAAAGGATTGGGTTTTAGCCGTGATTACAAGTTCAAAAATACTTACTCCGGTATCTCTAAAGTCATTTCTTTTTGACAAAGGACTTCCGTGCGATCCGGCAATCGGCGAGGTGCATCAGTCAGTGAATAGTCAAATCAAGCGTTTCATCGATATTGTCGGCGCTTTGGTGGGTCTAACTATTACCGCAATTATACTGATACCTTTGGCGATCGCCATCCAAATCGACGATCCAGGCCCGATTCTTTACAGTCAAGTCCGTTGTGGCTATAAAGGTCGCCGTTTCCGAGTGTGGAAATTCCGGTCAATGGTCGTCAATGCTGATAAACTCAAGCATGTAGTAGAAAATCAAGCCAAAGGACTCATCTTTAAAAATACTGATGACCCTAGAATTACCAAGGTGGGTCGTTTTCTGCGTCGCACTAGCTTAGATGAGTTCCCACAGTTCTGGAATGTACTGATGGGTGATATGAGTTTGGTGGGAACTCGTCCCCCGACTCTGGATGAAGTGAGTCAATATCAACCCCATCATTGGCGACGTTTGGATGTGAAACCAGGAATCACTGGTGAGTGGCAAACCCACGGACGTTCTTCGGTAAAAGATTTTGAAGAGGTGGTCAGAATGGATCTGGACTACCAGCACAAATGGTCGGTGTTCTACGATATTGGGCTAATTGTCAAAACTCTAGTGGTGGTTTTAAATAAAGACGGGGCTTACTAA